One Streptomyces sp. ML-6 DNA segment encodes these proteins:
- a CDS encoding 2-oxo acid dehydrogenase subunit E2: MAELFRMPAVAADATTAVLSAWQVAEGASFTKDDALVSIETDKAEVDVAAEQDGVLLKTLYEAGVEIEVGDPIAVLGAVGEQAGDLDALLAELGVGTPAAAPQAVRRDVPEEPDAQRPASPAPAAAASGEPDRGGRVFSSPLARRLAREAGLDIEALTGTGPGGRIVRRDVEAAAAARPVPATEPAAAPPVPATEPAAAPAPRPAPAAPQAVAPAGSGDHEDIPHTRMRRAIARRLTESKQHTPHFYLRATCAVDELLALRQRINAVSPVKVSVNDLLIKAVATAHTQVPEMNAVWQPEAVRRFRTVDVSVAIATETGLVTPVLRGIENLSVSAIATRTRAYAEQARSGSLHPADLEGGSITVSNLGMYGVEEFAAIINPPQAAILAIGAARDEAVVRDGAVTAAKVLGVVLSVDHRPVDGAVAARWLAAFTEAVQNPVRLVV; the protein is encoded by the coding sequence ATGGCAGAACTGTTCCGAATGCCCGCCGTGGCCGCCGACGCGACGACGGCCGTGCTGTCCGCCTGGCAGGTGGCGGAGGGGGCGTCGTTCACCAAGGACGACGCGCTGGTCTCCATCGAGACCGACAAGGCCGAGGTGGACGTCGCCGCCGAGCAGGACGGAGTCCTGCTCAAGACCCTGTACGAGGCCGGTGTCGAGATCGAGGTGGGCGACCCGATCGCCGTGCTCGGCGCCGTCGGCGAGCAGGCCGGTGACCTCGACGCACTGCTGGCGGAGCTCGGCGTCGGCACGCCCGCCGCCGCCCCGCAGGCAGTGCGCCGGGACGTACCGGAGGAGCCGGACGCTCAGCGCCCGGCCTCCCCGGCCCCCGCCGCAGCGGCATCCGGCGAGCCGGATCGCGGCGGGCGCGTCTTCAGCAGCCCGCTGGCCCGTCGGCTGGCCCGGGAGGCGGGCCTCGACATCGAGGCCCTCACCGGCACCGGACCCGGCGGCCGCATCGTCAGGCGCGACGTCGAGGCGGCGGCCGCGGCCCGGCCCGTACCGGCGACGGAACCCGCCGCCGCCCCACCCGTACCGGCGACGGAGCCGGCCGCCGCCCCGGCTCCCCGGCCGGCCCCCGCCGCGCCGCAGGCGGTCGCTCCCGCCGGCAGCGGCGACCACGAGGACATCCCGCACACCCGCATGCGCCGGGCCATCGCCCGACGCCTGACGGAGAGCAAGCAGCACACCCCGCACTTCTACCTGCGGGCGACCTGCGCCGTGGACGAGCTGCTCGCCCTGCGGCAGCGGATCAACGCGGTCAGCCCGGTCAAGGTCTCGGTCAACGACCTGTTGATCAAGGCCGTCGCCACGGCACACACACAGGTGCCGGAGATGAACGCGGTCTGGCAGCCGGAGGCCGTCCGCCGGTTCCGTACCGTCGACGTCTCGGTCGCCATCGCCACCGAAACGGGCCTGGTGACCCCGGTCCTGCGCGGCATCGAGAACCTGTCGGTATCGGCGATCGCCACGCGGACCCGCGCGTACGCGGAGCAGGCACGCTCCGGGTCCCTGCACCCCGCGGACCTCGAAGGCGGATCGATCACCGTCTCGAACCTCGGCATGTACGGGGTCGAGGAGTTCGCCGCGATCATCAACCCGCCGCAGGCCGCGATCCTGGCCATCGGCGCCGCACGCGACGAGGCGGTGGTCCGCGACGGTGCGGTCACCGCGGCCAAGGTGCTCGGCGTGGTCCTCTCCGTGGACCACCGTCCGGTGGACGGAGCCGTGGCGGCGCGCTGGCTCGCGGCCTTCACCGAGGCCGTTCAGAACCCGGTCCGACTCGTCGTCTGA